A stretch of Mesoplodon densirostris isolate mMesDen1 chromosome 7, mMesDen1 primary haplotype, whole genome shotgun sequence DNA encodes these proteins:
- the LOC132494404 gene encoding LOW QUALITY PROTEIN: olfactory receptor 5A1-like (The sequence of the model RefSeq protein was modified relative to this genomic sequence to represent the inferred CDS: inserted 2 bases in 2 codons) gives MALERNISMMTSFILLGFSEHPERQVTLFVLFLGIYFMTLAWNLGLIALIAMESHLHFPMYFFLCNXSFTDIPYTSSIALKMLCDFFKEQKTISFVGCDAQFFFFIGMVSTECCLLAAMAYDWYAAISNPLLYTAFMTPTIXLGMAITVHAGGFLPGLVQTSSIFWLHFCGPRIINQFFCDLPPLLVLPCSSTFLSQVVNFLVVCTVGGTSALVVLVSYGYIIAAVMKIHSTQGPTKAFNTCSFHLTTVILFYGSGLFSYLHSSAGYSLDQDKVVSMLYGAVIPMLSPIIYSLRNKEIKDALKKLKERKKQMSSLC, from the exons atggcCCTGGAAAGGAATATCAGCATGATGACCAGTTTCATCCTTTTGGGATTTTCAGAGCATCCAGAGCGGCAGGTTACCCTCTTTGTACTGTTTCTGGGGATCTACTTCATGACTCTGGCTTGGAACCTGGGCCTTATTGCCTTGATTGCCATGGAGTCACACCTCCACTTCCCCAtgtatttcttcctttgta TGTCCTTCACTGATATTCCATACACCTCCTCTATAGCCCTTAAGATGCTCTGTGACTTCTTCAAGGAGCAGAAGACCATCTCCTTTGTGGGCTGTGATGctcaatttttcttcttcattggCATGGTAAGCACAGAGTGCTGTCTCCTGGCAGCCATGGCATATGACTGGTATGCTGCCATCTCCAACCCTCTGCTCTACACAGCTTTCATGACACCCACCA TATTGGGGATGGCCATTACAGTGCACGCTGGAGGATTCCTCCCTGGATTGGTCCAGACCAGCTCTATATTCTGGCTCCATTTCTGTGGGCCACGAATCATTAACCAATTTTTCTGTGACCTGCCACCGCTGCTGGTCTTGCCTTGTTCTAGTACCTTCCTCAGCCAGGTAGTGAACTTTCTTGTTGTGTGTACAGTTGGTGGGACTTCAGCTCTTGTTGTCCTGGTTTCCTATGGCTACATCATTGCTGCTGTCATGAAGATCCATTCAACCCAAGGGCCAACAAAGGCTTTCAACACCTGTTCCTTTCACCTGACCACAGTGATTCTCTTCTATGGCTCTGGTCTCTTCTCATATCTCCATTCTAGTGCTGGTTACTCATTAGACCAAGATAAGGTGGTGTCCATGCTCTATGGAGCTGTGATTCCCATGCTGAGCCCCATCATATATAGTCTGAGAAACAAGGAGATCAAAGATGCACTGAAAAAGCTcaaggagagaaagaagcagatgtcctctctgtgt
- the LOC132494109 gene encoding olfactory receptor 5AN6-like — protein MCPQPRNASIHKKLKTARNRFSPGALYFKTRPGGRTNTTVTRFILLGFSDSPKLKIVLFSVFLGTYLLTVAWNLGFIILIRMDSYIHTPMYFLLSSLSLPFLDFCYVTSTAPKMLSDFFQKPEFISFMGCTMQYFFFASLGLTECCLLAAMAYDRYAAVCNSLLYTDIMSPTLCGQVVGGAYTVGFFGSLIQLCALLQLNFWGPNGISHFCDLPQLLVLCCSETFFLQVIKFVIGVTFGVTSVLIIVISYGYITVTILKISSVEGRTKAFNTCASYLTTVTFSFGSGLFVCMHPSTDNSLGYDKMASVFYTVVTPMLNPLIYSLRNKEIKDTLKWCKKKRMFSHCPS, from the exons ATGTGTCCACAGCCAAGAAATGCCAGCATCCATAAGAAGCTGAAAACGGCAAGGAACCGATTCTCCCCTGGAGCTCTCT ACTTCAAGACAAGGCCTGGAGGAAGGACCAATACAACAGTCACCAGATTTATCCTCTTGGGATTCTCAGATTCTCCCAAGCTCAAGATTGTTCTCTTTTCAGTGTTCTTGGGGACTTACCTCTTGACAGTGGCCTGGAACCTGGGTTTCATCATCCTGATTAGGATGGACTCCTACATACATACACCCATGTACTTCCTCCTCAGCAGCTTATCTTTACCCTTCTTAGATTTCTGCTATGTTACTTCTACAGCACCCAAAATGCTCTCAGACTTCTTCCAGAAGCCTGAATTCATCTCCTTTATGGGATGCACCATGCAATACTTCTTTTTCGCTAGCCTGGGTCTGACTGAATGCTGTCTCCTGGCAGCCATGGCTTATGATCGCTATGCTGCTGTTTGTAATTCTCTGCTCTACACAGATATCATGTCCCCCACCCTCTGTGGGCAGGTGGTGGGTGGAGCCTATACAGTTGGATTCTTTGGCTCATTGATCCAACTGTGTGCTTTACTTCAGCTCAATTTCTGGGGACCAAATGGTATCAGTCACTTCTGTGACCTGCCTCAATTATTAGTCCTCTGCTGCTCTGAAACCTTTTTCCTACAAGTGATAAAGTTTGTGATAGGAGTGACTTTTGGTGTGACATCCGTCTTAATCATCGTAATATCTTATGGTTATATCACTGTCACCATCCTGAAGATCAGCTCAGTTGAAGGCAGGACCAAGGCCTTCAACACCTGTGCTTCTTACCTGACAACAGTGACGTTTTCCTTTGGATCAGGACTCTTTGTCTGTATGCACCCCAGCACGGATAATTCTCTGGGCTATGACAAGATGGCATCAGTCTTCTATACAGTGGTGACCCCCATGTTGAATCCTTTGATTTACAGTCTAAGGAACAAGGAAATCAAAGATACCCTTAAGTGGTGTAAGAAGAAGAGAATGTTTTCCCATTGTCCCAGTTAA